A region of Subdoligranulum variabile DNA encodes the following proteins:
- a CDS encoding phage distal tail protein domain-containing protein, translating to MSVRQFNLTNANGQVFDLMRKDAFFNEPDGLGWGVDTTVMAVGESYVVTDTEPQTPAPSGQMVFAGYAQYNEFLAFVQVGGLTLGYNTLGKWIYLDVSLSISKSEIDKDALKLLCDVDFTALSGWYEKLVTYQATGAGGGKAYNYTYPYTYTSSAAGTVDIVNGGLQSYPKITIFGPVQNPFWALYQGATRLQTGRMNLTVPDGNKLVIDSDPATMEIAEYTCNDQFIANRYGDSDFTTARLFMLPPGPCSVVFTQDGIGVVNAFVEVKKRV from the coding sequence GTGAGTGTACGACAGTTTAACCTGACCAATGCCAACGGCCAGGTATTTGACCTGATGCGCAAAGATGCGTTTTTCAACGAGCCGGACGGCCTGGGTTGGGGTGTGGATACCACCGTCATGGCCGTGGGTGAAAGCTATGTTGTCACGGATACCGAGCCGCAAACACCGGCACCGTCCGGACAGATGGTTTTTGCCGGTTACGCCCAGTACAACGAGTTCTTGGCATTTGTCCAGGTTGGGGGTCTTACGCTTGGCTACAACACGCTGGGCAAGTGGATCTACCTGGATGTGTCACTATCAATCTCCAAAAGCGAAATTGACAAGGATGCACTGAAGTTGCTGTGCGATGTAGATTTTACCGCCCTTTCCGGCTGGTATGAAAAGCTGGTAACATATCAGGCCACCGGAGCAGGCGGCGGCAAGGCCTACAATTATACCTATCCCTACACTTACACCAGCAGCGCAGCGGGAACCGTAGACATTGTCAACGGCGGGCTGCAAAGCTATCCAAAAATCACGATCTTCGGGCCGGTACAAAATCCGTTCTGGGCGCTTTACCAGGGCGCCACGCGATTGCAAACGGGCCGGATGAATCTGACCGTGCCAGACGGCAACAAACTGGTCATTGACAGCGATCCCGCTACCATGGAAATTGCGGAATATACCTGCAACGACCAGTTTATTGCCAACCGTTACGGTGACAGCGATTTTACCACCGCGCGTCTGTTTATGCTGCCGCCCGGTCCGTGCAGTGTGGTCTTTACCCAGGACGGTATTGGTGTAGTCAACGCTTTTGTGGAGGTCAAAAAACGTGTATAA
- a CDS encoding phage tail tape measure protein produces MADRIKGITVVLGGDTKGLSKALSGVNKDINSTQKQLKDVEKLLKLDPTNTELLAQKQRLLGDAVALTKGKLDSLKEAEKQVQQQFERGEVSQAQYDALQREIVSTENQLKSLQTQAKTTNTVVGKIGDAAKAVADGTNDLADSIDNLNGKAKVASAAVVGGGTLAVKTVSDVDSAVGSFLAQTGAAESQTEDWKQALENIYKENYGENFEDIANSMATVQKTLDDVDPSNIELLTEDAIALRDTFGYEVNESTRAAKALMDNFGVSAHQAFNLIATGAQNGLDYSGELLDTISEYSVQFGKVGFSADDFFNIMQSGSQNSAFNLDKVGDAIKELSIRVIDGSDTTQQGFDLIGLNADEMAKKFAQGGDTARKAFDQTIAALAAMEDPVQQNIAGVDLFGTMWEDLGSTATLALGDISDSAYAAKDNLEEIKEEKYENLINDLQEVGRTIRLDILTPLGEQLMPIIDEIVGNISELVAAFAGMSDEQQKVVVAVGAVIAALPALLTFVGGFLNVIGTVSSGIALFTGAITTAPAAATGFAAVLKVIATVFGGIATVIGAVVSGIISFVGLIGSGIAAAAGVISSVVTTLFTFITGTVIPGIITALQGLFAFIVANPIVITIAAIIAAVVGLAVIINQNAAAITAALQAVNDFLQNVFAINWTMIFGPILGETINAFIANLQNLWNSIYTILGGIITFVTGVFAGNWTQAWNGIKQIFKGVFYSLIAIAKAPLNAIIGMINGVIGGINAMIDGLNSISIDVPDEIPGVGGMHLGFDIPNLGTLPYLAKGGTVLSGSAIVGEAGPELLTVGPGGTVVQPLTTSQKSVAPGRAITIERMNFYGYTPQDGRSLAKTIDIELGKLM; encoded by the coding sequence ATGGCCGACAGAATCAAGGGTATTACCGTTGTACTGGGCGGCGATACCAAGGGTTTGAGCAAGGCGCTGTCCGGCGTAAATAAGGACATCAACAGCACCCAGAAACAGCTGAAAGATGTGGAAAAGCTGCTGAAGCTGGACCCGACCAATACGGAGCTGCTTGCACAAAAACAGCGGCTTTTAGGAGATGCGGTTGCCTTAACCAAAGGTAAACTGGATTCTTTAAAAGAGGCCGAAAAGCAAGTCCAGCAGCAGTTTGAACGCGGTGAAGTCAGCCAAGCCCAGTATGATGCTTTGCAGCGAGAGATTGTCTCTACAGAAAATCAGCTTAAGTCTTTGCAAACCCAGGCCAAAACCACCAATACGGTTGTAGGAAAAATTGGTGACGCAGCAAAAGCCGTCGCTGATGGAACCAATGACCTAGCGGACAGCATTGACAACCTGAATGGCAAAGCAAAAGTGGCGTCTGCGGCTGTGGTTGGCGGTGGTACGCTTGCTGTAAAAACTGTTTCTGATGTTGATAGTGCAGTTGGCAGCTTTTTGGCGCAGACCGGCGCCGCTGAATCACAGACAGAAGACTGGAAGCAGGCGCTGGAAAACATCTACAAAGAAAACTATGGAGAAAACTTTGAAGATATTGCTAACTCCATGGCTACCGTGCAGAAAACGCTGGACGATGTTGACCCCAGTAACATTGAGCTGCTCACAGAAGATGCCATTGCGTTGCGCGACACTTTTGGCTACGAAGTAAACGAAAGCACACGGGCTGCCAAGGCGCTAATGGATAACTTTGGGGTAAGCGCCCATCAAGCATTTAACCTGATTGCCACTGGCGCTCAGAATGGCCTTGACTACTCTGGAGAACTGCTGGATACCATCAGCGAGTACAGCGTTCAGTTTGGAAAAGTAGGTTTTTCTGCCGATGATTTTTTTAACATTATGCAAAGCGGCTCTCAAAACTCTGCTTTTAATCTGGATAAAGTGGGCGATGCCATCAAAGAGCTGTCTATCCGCGTAATTGATGGGTCTGACACAACGCAGCAAGGTTTTGATCTTATTGGGTTAAATGCGGATGAAATGGCCAAAAAGTTTGCCCAAGGAGGCGATACCGCCAGGAAGGCTTTTGACCAAACTATTGCTGCGCTGGCTGCTATGGAAGACCCCGTGCAGCAAAATATTGCTGGCGTAGATCTGTTTGGAACTATGTGGGAAGATTTGGGGTCGACGGCCACTTTAGCATTGGGCGATATTTCGGATTCGGCATATGCTGCAAAAGACAACCTTGAAGAGATCAAAGAAGAAAAATACGAAAACCTAATCAATGATTTGCAGGAAGTTGGACGCACTATAAGATTAGACATCTTAACCCCTTTGGGTGAGCAACTAATGCCTATTATTGATGAGATTGTCGGAAATATTTCCGAACTTGTCGCCGCGTTTGCCGGAATGAGTGATGAACAGCAAAAAGTCGTTGTTGCAGTTGGGGCCGTTATTGCTGCACTGCCTGCTTTGCTAACTTTTGTTGGTGGCTTTTTAAACGTAATAGGCACAGTATCAAGCGGAATTGCCTTGTTTACTGGAGCTATCACTACTGCCCCGGCAGCCGCCACAGGTTTTGCTGCCGTTTTAAAAGTAATTGCAACTGTATTTGGTGGAATTGCTACTGTAATCGGAGCGGTTGTATCGGGAATCATTTCTTTTGTTGGATTGATTGGAAGCGGTATTGCCGCAGCTGCAGGGGTAATTTCTTCTGTAGTAACAACTCTTTTTACTTTTATAACGGGAACTGTTATTCCTGGTATTATTACTGCTTTGCAAGGGCTATTCGCTTTTATTGTGGCAAACCCCATTGTGATTACAATTGCAGCTATTATTGCTGCAGTGGTTGGTTTGGCGGTAATCATCAACCAAAACGCCGCAGCTATTACTGCCGCCCTCCAGGCTGTAAATGATTTTTTGCAAAATGTATTTGCTATAAACTGGACAATGATTTTTGGTCCCATTTTAGGCGAAACCATCAATGCCTTTATTGCAAACCTGCAAAATTTGTGGAATTCCATTTATACCATTTTGGGTGGCATTATCACATTTGTTACGGGCGTTTTTGCGGGAAATTGGACACAAGCGTGGAACGGTATCAAGCAAATCTTCAAGGGTGTCTTTTATTCCCTTATCGCTATTGCAAAAGCGCCGCTCAATGCCATCATCGGGATGATCAACGGCGTGATTGGTGGCATCAATGCCATGATTGACGGTTTGAACAGCATCAGTATTGATGTTCCGGATGAAATTCCGGGCGTCGGCGGTATGCATCTTGGATTTGATATTCCAAATTTGGGGACTCTCCCTTATCTAGCCAAGGGCGGCACGGTACTTTCTGGCAGCGCCATTGTCGGTGAAGCTGGGCCGGAGCTGCTGACCGTCGGCCCCGGCGGCACGGTTGTACAGCCGCTTACTACAAGCCAAAAATCCGTAGCTCCCGGGCGAGCCATCACAATCGAGCGTATGAACTTTTACGGATACACACCGCAGGACGGCCGAAGCCTGGCAAAAACGATTGACATTGAATTGGGGAAATTGATGTGA
- a CDS encoding phage holin family protein — protein MDNNNIFLVIKAAVVAVMGAYGAAFGWLGWLFLAWLLCMVIDWITGSAAAASKGQWSSDTAYAGVWHKAGMIVVVVVACLADSVVQVIIAKIPGLDLQFSAFILPIVLVWYIFTELGSIAENAAKMGAPVPSGLVKLLAVGKKLAESKLDDSDQQE, from the coding sequence ATGGACAACAACAACATTTTTCTCGTAATCAAAGCGGCCGTTGTGGCCGTCATGGGCGCTTATGGTGCCGCGTTCGGCTGGCTGGGCTGGCTGTTTCTGGCTTGGCTGCTCTGCATGGTGATCGACTGGATTACCGGCAGCGCAGCGGCGGCTTCCAAAGGGCAATGGTCCAGTGATACCGCTTATGCTGGTGTTTGGCACAAGGCTGGCATGATCGTGGTGGTCGTTGTGGCTTGCCTGGCTGACAGCGTTGTGCAGGTTATCATTGCCAAAATCCCGGGTCTTGACCTGCAGTTCAGCGCCTTTATTTTGCCCATTGTGCTGGTGTGGTACATTTTTACCGAGTTGGGTTCCATTGCCGAGAACGCCGCCAAAATGGGCGCGCCTGTTCCCTCTGGGCTTGTAAAGCTGCTGGCCGTTGGTAAAAAGCTGGCAGAAAGTAAGCTGGACGATAGCGACCAGCAGGAATAA
- a CDS encoding competence/damage-inducible protein A, whose amino-acid sequence MTAEIICVGTELLLGDILNTNAQFLSRELAELGISVLHEHVIGDNPERLRELVRQACRRSDLLVFSGGLGPTEDDLTKETVAEAFGDTLHFDEEEWDKILAFFARTNRTPTPNNRKQAMVPTHGHKIPNDHGTAPGAWFEDSQGHCAVLMPGVPREMKAMWTEQVRPALQKRQNCTIHSRTLRVLGGESSIATKVAPLFESTNPTAAIYCKTGESEIRVTAREATAEAAERACNAYLQKFRDILGDAAYDVDVPALEYTVVRVLREKGLHAATAESCTGGMIAERLTNVPGSSEVFGYGFVTYAEAAKQRLLGVDAALIERYNVVSGPVAVAMAFGAARASGAELAVGITGLAGPGGALPGKPVGTVYLAGADARANTGWLLRLALGGYHERSIIRTRAALYALDLLRRMALGLPVPDGMAVTPQTPPEESNI is encoded by the coding sequence GTGACTGCAGAAATCATTTGTGTGGGCACGGAACTGCTGTTGGGAGACATTCTCAACACCAATGCCCAGTTTCTGAGCCGGGAACTGGCGGAACTGGGTATCAGTGTTTTGCATGAGCATGTCATCGGTGACAACCCCGAGCGGCTGCGGGAACTGGTGCGTCAGGCGTGCCGGCGCAGCGATCTGCTGGTGTTTTCCGGCGGTCTGGGCCCCACCGAGGATGACCTCACCAAGGAGACGGTGGCTGAGGCTTTCGGGGACACGCTGCATTTTGATGAGGAAGAATGGGATAAGATTCTGGCATTTTTTGCCCGCACCAACCGCACTCCCACCCCCAACAACCGCAAGCAGGCGATGGTGCCCACCCACGGGCATAAGATTCCCAACGACCACGGTACGGCACCAGGGGCCTGGTTTGAGGACAGCCAGGGACACTGCGCCGTGCTGATGCCCGGTGTTCCCCGGGAAATGAAAGCCATGTGGACCGAGCAAGTCCGCCCAGCGCTGCAGAAGCGTCAGAACTGCACCATCCATTCCCGCACGCTGCGGGTCCTCGGCGGGGAAAGCAGCATTGCCACCAAGGTGGCCCCGCTGTTTGAAAGCACCAACCCCACGGCGGCCATCTACTGCAAGACAGGGGAGAGCGAGATCCGGGTCACGGCGCGGGAAGCCACTGCTGAGGCGGCGGAGCGCGCCTGCAATGCGTATCTGCAAAAATTCCGGGACATCCTCGGCGATGCTGCCTACGATGTGGATGTGCCGGCGCTGGAATACACGGTGGTGCGCGTCCTGCGGGAAAAAGGGCTGCATGCGGCTACAGCGGAAAGCTGCACCGGCGGTATGATCGCCGAACGGCTGACCAATGTGCCGGGATCCAGCGAGGTCTTCGGCTATGGTTTCGTCACCTACGCCGAGGCCGCCAAGCAGAGGCTGCTGGGTGTGGACGCCGCCCTGATCGAGCGGTACAATGTGGTGTCCGGGCCGGTGGCGGTGGCCATGGCCTTCGGTGCTGCCCGGGCTTCGGGGGCCGAACTGGCGGTGGGCATCACCGGTCTGGCAGGCCCCGGCGGGGCGCTGCCCGGCAAGCCGGTAGGCACAGTCTATCTGGCGGGTGCCGATGCCCGTGCCAACACCGGCTGGCTGCTGCGGCTGGCTCTGGGCGGCTATCATGAGCGCAGCATCATCCGCACCAGGGCGGCGCTGTATGCGCTGGACCTGCTGCGTCGGATGGCTCTGGGGCTCCCGGTGCCGGACGGCATGGCGGTCACGCCCCAAACCCCGCCTGAAGAGAGCAATATCTGA
- a CDS encoding asparaginase encodes MMKKILMLATGGTIATLKTEEGKVPQLTSQELLRTVPEIREICQVETRQLFQLDSTNVHPEHWKKIARAILEQYDAYDGFVITHGTDTMAYTAAALSYMLPDARKPIVLTGAQNSIGERETDGRRNLLDAFLYASSDCAWGVTIVFDGQAMLGTRAKKLRTKSYHAFSSIGYPEVARIRDRKVYPVLPVPEGLGRPVANLELDPLVFVLKLIPGIQPDVLRLLRPAYHALIVEGFGVGGVPYYATADFAREVGAWIEAGKVVIMTTQVIYEGSDMSVYQVGHQIKQTYGVIEAYDMTLESVVTKTMHLLPRCRDLTEFRTRFLTPVAHDILLPAER; translated from the coding sequence ATGATGAAAAAAATACTGATGCTGGCCACCGGCGGTACCATTGCCACTCTGAAAACGGAGGAAGGTAAAGTCCCCCAGCTGACCTCCCAGGAACTGCTGCGCACGGTGCCGGAAATCCGGGAAATCTGCCAGGTGGAAACACGGCAGCTTTTCCAGCTCGACAGCACCAACGTCCATCCTGAACACTGGAAGAAGATCGCCCGCGCCATTCTGGAACAGTACGATGCCTATGACGGATTTGTCATTACCCACGGCACCGATACCATGGCGTACACGGCGGCTGCTTTGAGTTACATGTTGCCCGATGCCCGCAAGCCCATTGTGCTGACGGGCGCGCAGAACTCCATCGGAGAGCGGGAAACCGACGGACGCCGCAATCTGCTGGATGCGTTTCTCTATGCTTCGTCGGATTGCGCCTGGGGGGTGACCATTGTCTTTGACGGTCAGGCGATGCTCGGAACCCGTGCCAAAAAATTGCGGACCAAAAGCTACCATGCTTTCTCCAGTATCGGCTACCCGGAGGTGGCCCGCATCCGGGACCGCAAAGTCTACCCGGTGCTGCCGGTTCCTGAAGGTCTGGGCCGACCGGTGGCCAACCTGGAACTGGACCCGTTGGTTTTTGTGCTCAAGCTGATTCCCGGTATCCAGCCCGATGTGCTGCGCCTGCTGCGTCCCGCTTACCACGCCTTGATCGTGGAGGGATTTGGCGTCGGCGGGGTGCCGTATTACGCCACGGCGGATTTTGCCCGGGAGGTGGGCGCCTGGATCGAGGCCGGCAAGGTGGTCATTATGACCACCCAGGTTATTTACGAGGGCAGCGATATGAGCGTGTACCAGGTGGGGCACCAGATCAAGCAGACCTACGGCGTGATCGAGGCCTATGATATGACGCTGGAGTCGGTGGTTACCAAGACCATGCATCTGCTGCCACGGTGCCGGGACCTGACGGAGTTCCGAACCCGCTTTCTCACACCGGTAGCACATGATATCCTGCTGCCCGCGGAACGCTGA
- a CDS encoding M23 family metallopeptidase: MSQTGIFNGRVLVPYSYGCYGYTRGGGKTWHGGIDLMGADDPTILMPYYTAADGSQKPIRGTVVTARMVDRITGNLTWEWGWYVCVKLDANQTPDAVNYLYFCHCERLLVRVGQTVISGQELAIMGNSGNAALASPPYKHCHLEVRATSTGRGLDPTAYAGVPNKAGTYGNTADLPAPAKGRLQIIYLDNLTQGDANAIMLCCKERKLTDAGLYTSKWDNDSHATQSIIIGPVSQGDADAILATAHSRELDKQGLYRSVWAEDLEE; the protein is encoded by the coding sequence ATGTCTCAAACTGGTATTTTTAATGGCCGCGTGTTGGTCCCCTACTCTTATGGCTGCTACGGCTATACCCGGGGCGGCGGCAAAACCTGGCACGGCGGCATTGACCTGATGGGCGCGGATGACCCGACAATTCTCATGCCGTATTACACGGCGGCAGACGGAAGTCAAAAGCCCATCCGGGGCACTGTTGTCACGGCGCGCATGGTAGACCGCATCACCGGCAATCTGACATGGGAGTGGGGTTGGTATGTGTGCGTCAAACTGGACGCCAACCAGACCCCGGACGCTGTCAATTACTTGTACTTCTGCCACTGCGAGCGGCTGCTGGTCCGAGTGGGCCAGACAGTCATCAGCGGCCAGGAACTGGCCATTATGGGCAACAGCGGCAATGCGGCACTGGCTAGCCCGCCATACAAGCATTGCCATCTGGAAGTCCGGGCCACGTCCACCGGGCGCGGGCTTGATCCTACGGCCTATGCAGGCGTGCCGAACAAGGCGGGCACCTATGGCAATACCGCAGATCTGCCCGCCCCTGCCAAAGGGCGGTTGCAGATTATCTACCTGGACAACCTTACCCAGGGCGACGCTAACGCTATTATGCTTTGTTGCAAAGAGCGCAAGCTGACCGACGCTGGGCTGTACACCAGCAAGTGGGACAATGACAGCCATGCCACGCAGAGCATCATCATTGGCCCGGTCAGTCAGGGCGACGCGGATGCCATCCTGGCAACTGCCCACTCGCGTGAGCTGGACAAGCAGGGCCTGTACCGCAGCGTGTGGGCCGAAGATTTGGAGGAATGA
- a CDS encoding major tail protein — MATGENKVQFNLKNVHYAVLTALSPTPTWDTPVPVPGAVSLSLEQQGEITKFYADGIVYYQSSSNNGYEGDLEMARFPEKMHQDIWGDTLSATDNVLVENANTQPNPFALLFQIDGDVNNALYCLYNCTATRPNIEGETTNESKEPKTQTCTISAVPLPDGNVRANTTSTTTEGVISAWFDSVYMPAAAGVGG; from the coding sequence CTGAAGAATGTACACTACGCCGTGCTGACTGCCCTGTCCCCTACGCCCACCTGGGATACGCCTGTACCTGTTCCCGGCGCTGTCAGTTTGTCGCTGGAGCAGCAGGGTGAGATCACCAAGTTCTACGCGGACGGCATTGTCTACTATCAGAGCAGCTCCAACAACGGCTATGAGGGCGATTTGGAGATGGCCCGATTCCCGGAGAAGATGCATCAGGACATCTGGGGCGATACGCTGTCGGCCACCGACAATGTGCTGGTTGAAAACGCCAACACCCAGCCCAATCCTTTTGCGCTGCTTTTCCAGATCGACGGCGACGTGAATAATGCGCTGTACTGCCTGTACAACTGCACGGCCACCCGCCCCAACATCGAAGGCGAAACCACCAACGAGAGCAAAGAACCGAAAACGCAGACCTGCACGATCTCGGCCGTGCCCCTGCCGGACGGCAATGTGCGCGCTAACACCACGTCCACCACGACGGAAGGCGTCATCTCTGCATGGTTTGATTCTGTGTATATGCCTGCTGCCGCCGGTGTGGGCGGCTGA
- a CDS encoding SpoIID/LytB domain-containing protein gives MVNTQLKILRVFGPTAAEVSAVLRQIRDDGCPGLRLLERDGEFAVCVQVSAPNRGMAEQYCDKWVQRLRAKFGDDVFATGETSLAQATLDLLLQKRKLLVAVDETTGRLLGNLLQPLAHSEAVFDFGTESYADPQRERQIKVPQQLLKKFPGDVVQAAAGRAVSAMQVTGADYAAAYMPATVGQCPFVLICDRHGAAACALPPELTDAAIGNQILDLLRRRMQGLRLTDSCITFRPGREHPLLLVSEAGRERGNTVRFSLRRRTPATQDADHTADFEPMMDFNTADPVMPPPHTTRQRTATAAPTGTIQFETDLDPMAETNTDPMNIRTAGPQAATASRRRRTQETESYDTPLYQTERREPAPSLLDDEIPDFSAEIDPAALAAAQAADEADAAAGRTTTAEDFSKAATRLFSEEDEAELAAAQTRRRPGKTEAAAPARPETPGAASIKNRSLAMIERTERRRKRTATIFLVVIVLLLLVGAGALWWFFRNDLGTRPASKNYGTTVYDETVESYLANALEKRPGAVGYLGWPGLDGTLVYAAGTEPQTKENASPTVLTRFATASNLDQPTPGNTVLECTGDTYAVLAQEDVIKENSGFTLYLQNGTYRFKVVSVYYLDPTEEGEGAFDLYGSTDLSNYYDYLSFVAGIQARSLWQTNVEIGDESHFLTLTSATSEEGVLLCVTGRLIGADEAAALDGASITATEEPLLTALQYQRKDQPMPAVSSLLSASVDRYAQQSAASSASRNSGTQGEEESSGTDLDSQIAAMQSQTDAILASTDKLLAGLTDVAGSGNASESDLNQGAEGGLPEQTVTVDQVAASPTPEPTEVPASDSASSEGGDSASTDSGNSSSSGETINVTMNGTAQTMDLVQCLAMVAQNELGPNAPAEAYKAQCVATHCWILSQSGYPSVAGTTPGATALAAAQEVARVLITYNGQVCFTPYFASASTGTASAADVWGNDRPWLQAVDSPYDQSVATNWNTNGNSSGTARFSRQTLQDRIQSELGIDLSGVDPNNWFKIVSANQYGWVAKIQVGPDGNSQTVSGRWFRENLLARQSVDGRSLRSQCFTVSYDAGVDCFIFDVYGYGHGCGMSQWGAIGYAQNGWGYQDILLHYYPGTTITTY, from the coding sequence ATGGTCAACACACAACTCAAAATTCTGCGCGTATTCGGCCCCACTGCGGCCGAAGTGTCGGCTGTGCTGCGGCAGATCCGTGACGACGGCTGTCCGGGGCTGCGTTTGCTGGAGCGGGACGGCGAATTTGCCGTCTGCGTCCAGGTAAGTGCGCCTAACCGTGGGATGGCCGAACAATACTGTGATAAATGGGTGCAAAGACTCCGTGCCAAATTCGGTGACGATGTCTTTGCCACCGGCGAGACAAGCCTGGCCCAGGCAACGCTGGACCTGCTGCTGCAAAAGCGAAAGCTGCTGGTGGCGGTGGATGAGACCACCGGCCGTCTGCTGGGAAATCTGCTGCAGCCGCTGGCACACAGCGAAGCGGTGTTTGATTTCGGTACCGAGAGTTACGCCGACCCGCAGCGGGAACGGCAGATCAAGGTGCCGCAGCAGCTGTTGAAGAAATTCCCCGGCGATGTGGTCCAGGCGGCTGCAGGCAGGGCGGTATCGGCGATGCAGGTCACGGGGGCCGATTATGCGGCGGCCTATATGCCGGCCACCGTGGGGCAATGCCCCTTTGTGCTCATCTGTGACCGGCACGGTGCGGCGGCCTGCGCACTGCCGCCCGAGCTGACCGATGCGGCCATCGGCAACCAGATCCTCGATCTGCTGCGCCGTCGGATGCAGGGACTCCGGCTGACAGATTCCTGCATCACCTTCCGTCCCGGGCGGGAACATCCGTTGCTGCTGGTGTCGGAAGCCGGACGGGAACGCGGCAACACCGTACGGTTCTCCCTGCGCCGCCGTACACCGGCTACGCAGGACGCCGACCATACGGCGGATTTTGAGCCGATGATGGACTTCAATACCGCGGATCCGGTCATGCCGCCGCCGCACACAACGCGGCAGCGTACCGCGACCGCTGCCCCCACGGGAACCATCCAGTTTGAGACTGATCTGGATCCCATGGCGGAAACCAACACCGACCCTATGAACATCCGGACGGCCGGTCCGCAGGCAGCCACGGCCTCGCGCCGCCGCCGCACGCAGGAAACGGAGTCCTACGATACGCCGCTCTACCAGACGGAACGTCGGGAGCCGGCACCGTCCCTGCTGGATGATGAAATTCCGGATTTCTCGGCGGAAATTGATCCCGCGGCGCTGGCAGCGGCTCAGGCGGCGGATGAAGCCGACGCAGCCGCCGGCCGCACGACCACGGCGGAGGATTTCAGCAAGGCGGCCACCCGCCTGTTCTCGGAGGAGGACGAGGCGGAGCTGGCGGCGGCACAGACCAGGCGCCGTCCCGGAAAAACCGAGGCGGCAGCGCCGGCAAGACCCGAGACGCCGGGGGCCGCCAGCATCAAAAATCGCAGCCTGGCGATGATCGAGCGCACCGAGCGCCGCCGTAAGCGCACAGCGACGATCTTTCTGGTGGTGATTGTGCTGCTGCTATTGGTCGGCGCGGGGGCGCTTTGGTGGTTCTTCCGCAACGATCTGGGCACACGGCCGGCTTCCAAAAACTATGGCACTACGGTGTACGATGAAACGGTGGAAAGTTATCTGGCCAATGCGCTGGAAAAACGCCCCGGTGCGGTGGGGTATCTGGGGTGGCCGGGCCTGGACGGTACGCTGGTGTATGCAGCGGGTACGGAACCGCAGACCAAGGAAAATGCAAGCCCCACGGTGCTGACGCGTTTTGCTACGGCCAGCAATCTGGACCAGCCGACGCCCGGCAACACGGTGCTGGAATGCACCGGTGACACCTATGCCGTGCTGGCCCAGGAGGATGTCATCAAGGAGAACAGCGGCTTTACGCTCTATCTGCAAAATGGCACCTATCGCTTCAAGGTGGTATCCGTCTATTATCTGGATCCCACCGAAGAGGGAGAGGGAGCCTTTGACCTCTACGGCAGCACCGACCTGTCCAATTATTACGATTATCTGTCCTTCGTGGCGGGCATTCAGGCGCGCAGCCTGTGGCAGACCAACGTGGAAATCGGGGACGAGTCCCATTTCCTGACACTGACCAGCGCTACCAGTGAGGAAGGGGTTCTGCTCTGCGTAACGGGACGCCTGATTGGCGCGGACGAGGCGGCGGCTTTGGACGGCGCCTCCATCACCGCCACAGAGGAACCGCTGCTTACCGCGTTGCAGTATCAGCGCAAGGACCAGCCGATGCCGGCAGTCAGCAGTCTGCTCAGTGCCAGCGTGGATCGCTATGCCCAGCAGAGTGCGGCCAGCAGCGCCAGCCGCAACAGCGGCACGCAGGGGGAAGAGGAGAGCAGCGGCACGGATCTGGACAGCCAGATCGCAGCCATGCAGTCCCAGACGGATGCCATCCTGGCCAGCACGGATAAATTGCTGGCAGGCCTGACCGATGTGGCCGGTTCCGGAAATGCATCGGAATCTGATCTGAATCAGGGCGCCGAAGGCGGTCTGCCGGAACAGACTGTGACAGTGGACCAGGTGGCGGCCAGCCCCACCCCGGAGCCTACCGAAGTACCCGCCTCGGATTCCGCTTCCAGCGAAGGGGGCGACAGCGCTTCCACGGATTCCGGGAACAGCTCGTCGAGCGGGGAAACCATCAATGTTACCATGAACGGCACGGCCCAGACGATGGACCTTGTTCAATGCCTGGCCATGGTGGCTCAGAATGAGCTGGGACCTAACGCTCCGGCGGAAGCCTACAAGGCACAGTGCGTGGCAACCCATTGCTGGATTCTCAGCCAGTCGGGGTATCCCTCGGTGGCGGGAACCACACCGGGGGCAACGGCATTGGCCGCTGCCCAGGAAGTGGCCCGCGTACTGATTACTTACAACGGCCAGGTATGCTTTACACCCTACTTTGCCTCGGCCAGTACCGGTACTGCGTCGGCGGCCGATGTCTGGGGCAATGATCGCCCCTGGCTGCAGGCGGTGGACAGCCCCTATGACCAGTCGGTTGCTACCAATTGGAACACCAACGGCAACAGCAGCGGTACGGCACGTTTCTCCCGTCAGACGCTGCAGGACCGCATCCAGTCCGAGTTGGGCATTGACCTCTCGGGGGTGGATCCCAACAACTGGTTCAAGATCGTTTCGGCCAACCAGTATGGCTGGGTTGCCAAAATCCAGGTGGGCCCTGACGGCAACAGTCAGACCGTCAGCGGCCGCTGGTTCCGTGAGAATCTGCTGGCCCGCCAGAGCGTGGATGGCCGCAGTCTGCGCAGCCAGTGCTTTACCGTCAGCTATGATGCCGGTGTGGACTGTTTCATCTTTGATGTGTACGGCTACGGCCACGGCTGCGGCATGAGCCAGTGGGGAGCCATCGGCTATGCCCAGAACGGCTGGGGATATCAGGATATCCTGCTGCACTATTACCCCGGCACAACGATCACAACGTATTGA